In Paenibacillus sp. 1781tsa1, one DNA window encodes the following:
- a CDS encoding serine hydrolase, with product MHLSKRKTRVRFTSLTGAFMAVVLSLSLWVPAVQAETATPVAAEQGKTKALTTESATAFLDSFFDSAEAKAHYVGASVVVVKDGKVLAEKGYGYADQENKTSIDPKNTAFRVASVSKTFTAAAVMQLVEQGKVDLQADFQTYVKGLKFDNPFDKPVTVENLLTHTTGFEIRDPQQEDIHTDFDKYIAMEDYAQQHMPPVVREPGSAYMYDNFSFLLLGMIVENVSGEPFESYMQQHIFKPLGMDNSSFMLDKKFQKQLATGYDAAHNPLDLYTISPTPMPQGGMLSTAEDIGKFMIAFLNDGVKDNKRIFKESTVKSMEQYRSSIHPLLPNTTYGFEAAFQIPGAGSSPKVITKAGDLTGFSSYLFLIPEQNTGVFLTYNQNGALRNLFYPAFIQSFFPQYAEPVQFKEYTPQSAAELQRLTGLYADLRLNTIVSSLKGGGDKPGQLSISDVFLGQRNLIQLEDHLFKDELTGQFTAFIENADGTTYLKEPYLNPMGYEKKGQKPVGFRDVRKNSPYAEAIYGLQSLGYYENEANKSFQPKTAVTRAEFIENTLKLSGLKPSKTTPPAGTDWADHAAAGYIQLGYEMGMITGADDTQFKPDQVIMRQEAMVMIWRSLQLQYPSELFNDVKLAGHTDPWAVPAVQMMAKLGIHGPEVKVLEDGSIDLLSRKPLIRQEEAAIMYALLTQPTDQIVAELMAARQPQAEPAEEAEAAEETSETAPVPVPVPVPSATSAQ from the coding sequence ATGCATTTATCCAAACGAAAGACCCGCGTCAGGTTCACCTCCCTAACCGGAGCTTTCATGGCTGTAGTTCTGTCTCTCAGTCTGTGGGTACCCGCCGTTCAGGCGGAGACCGCGACTCCGGTAGCTGCCGAACAGGGAAAGACGAAAGCGCTGACAACCGAATCAGCTACAGCATTTCTCGATTCATTCTTCGATTCCGCTGAGGCAAAAGCCCATTATGTTGGAGCGTCCGTTGTTGTTGTGAAGGATGGCAAAGTTCTGGCGGAAAAAGGATACGGCTATGCCGATCAGGAGAACAAAACGTCTATCGATCCGAAAAATACGGCCTTCCGTGTAGCCTCTGTCTCCAAAACATTCACGGCAGCAGCCGTGATGCAGCTGGTGGAGCAAGGCAAGGTTGACCTTCAAGCTGATTTTCAGACCTATGTGAAAGGGCTCAAATTCGATAACCCTTTTGACAAACCTGTAACTGTGGAGAACCTGCTCACACACACGACCGGATTCGAGATCCGTGATCCGCAGCAGGAAGACATCCATACTGATTTCGACAAGTACATAGCGATGGAGGATTACGCACAGCAACACATGCCTCCTGTCGTTCGCGAGCCTGGTAGCGCCTACATGTACGATAACTTCTCGTTTTTGCTGCTTGGCATGATTGTCGAGAATGTAAGCGGCGAGCCTTTTGAATCCTACATGCAGCAGCATATCTTCAAACCGTTAGGAATGGATAACAGCAGTTTCATGCTGGACAAAAAATTCCAAAAGCAGCTGGCTACAGGCTATGATGCGGCACACAATCCGCTTGATCTGTACACCATCTCTCCAACACCAATGCCTCAAGGGGGCATGTTGTCTACCGCCGAGGACATTGGGAAATTCATGATTGCGTTCCTGAATGATGGCGTGAAGGACAACAAGCGAATCTTTAAGGAATCCACGGTGAAAAGCATGGAACAGTACCGTTCTTCCATTCACCCACTGTTACCAAACACCACGTATGGATTCGAAGCAGCATTTCAGATTCCCGGTGCAGGAAGTAGTCCAAAAGTTATTACGAAAGCAGGCGACCTGACCGGGTTCAGCTCTTATCTCTTCCTTATTCCCGAGCAAAATACAGGCGTTTTCCTGACGTATAATCAAAATGGAGCACTTCGTAATCTGTTCTATCCTGCATTCATTCAGAGTTTCTTCCCGCAATATGCAGAGCCTGTGCAGTTCAAGGAATACACGCCGCAATCCGCAGCTGAGCTGCAACGCTTAACCGGATTGTACGCAGATCTTCGACTTAACACGATTGTAAGTTCCCTGAAAGGTGGCGGGGATAAGCCAGGACAACTGAGCATTAGCGATGTATTCCTGGGTCAACGCAACCTGATCCAACTGGAAGATCATCTCTTCAAAGATGAATTGACCGGTCAATTCACAGCATTCATAGAAAATGCAGATGGCACCACATACTTGAAGGAACCTTACCTCAACCCTATGGGTTATGAGAAAAAAGGGCAAAAACCTGTGGGCTTCCGGGATGTTCGTAAGAACAGTCCTTATGCTGAAGCTATCTATGGATTACAATCACTCGGATATTATGAGAATGAGGCTAACAAGTCTTTCCAACCGAAAACAGCTGTGACACGAGCTGAATTTATTGAAAACACGCTTAAACTTAGTGGATTGAAACCCAGCAAAACAACACCTCCTGCCGGCACCGATTGGGCAGACCATGCAGCAGCCGGATATATTCAACTCGGGTATGAGATGGGGATGATTACGGGCGCAGATGACACGCAGTTTAAACCGGATCAAGTGATTATGCGACAGGAAGCGATGGTAATGATCTGGAGATCTCTCCAACTGCAATATCCTAGCGAACTGTTCAATGATGTGAAACTTGCGGGACACACGGACCCATGGGCTGTACCAGCCGTTCAGATGATGGCGAAGCTTGGTATCCATGGACCTGAGGTAAAAGTGCTGGAAGATGGATCCATTGATTTACTTTCCCGCAAACCTCTGATTCGTCAGGAAGAGGCTGCGATTATGTATGCGTTGCTTACACAACCAACAGATCAAATCGTCGCTGAACTGATGGCTGCTAGGCAGCCACAAGCAGAACCTGCTGAAGAAGCCGAAGCTGCAGAGGAGACATCTGAAACTGCACCGGTTCCAGTACCAGTGCCGGTCCCTTCTGCGACTTCAGCACAATAA
- a CDS encoding DUF3169 family protein, translating into MNRTTSPSKKNKMRLPLYAAGGTVVGFLGASGINKIPSNLNWTLSVYYDYDLLFALLAASLVVMMLWNIFSLSRTPSVPPMEEDTYGESDSLISPAERSLGKAMILSGLSVIVAFTWAALALSLYASHRNMTNFPELFNLVNLIVACISIIIVVVLQTLTVKRYNRYFPDRALDLNSRNMKKDHFEKLDEGEKWIVYRAAYRSFQMMNVLLGVGMVSMVLYSVLFTFAPFPIVMLSVIWIANIGIYYRETYRASNQ; encoded by the coding sequence ATGAACAGAACAACCTCCCCGTCCAAAAAGAACAAGATGCGCCTTCCATTGTATGCGGCAGGTGGTACTGTAGTCGGTTTTCTCGGAGCCAGCGGAATCAACAAAATTCCATCTAATTTGAACTGGACGCTGTCCGTTTACTATGACTATGATCTTTTATTTGCATTACTGGCTGCTTCGTTGGTGGTTATGATGTTGTGGAACATATTCAGTCTCTCCCGCACGCCATCTGTTCCTCCGATGGAAGAAGATACGTATGGAGAATCTGACTCACTCATCTCTCCTGCTGAGCGTTCCCTCGGTAAAGCGATGATCCTCAGCGGATTGAGCGTTATTGTTGCGTTTACCTGGGCAGCACTGGCCTTGTCCTTGTACGCTTCCCATAGAAATATGACGAATTTTCCTGAACTGTTTAACCTCGTGAATCTCATTGTTGCATGTATCTCTATTATTATCGTCGTGGTGCTGCAAACACTGACCGTCAAGCGGTACAACCGCTATTTCCCTGATCGCGCACTGGATCTGAACTCACGTAATATGAAGAAAGATCACTTCGAGAAGTTGGATGAAGGTGAGAAATGGATCGTGTATCGCGCAGCCTACCGTTCTTTTCAGATGATGAATGTACTTCTTGGTGTCGGAATGGTCTCTATGGTGCTGTATTCGGTTCTATTCACCTTCGCTCCATTTCCAATCGTAATGCTCTCCGTCATCTGGATTGCCAACATCGGAATCTATTATCGTGAAACCTATCGTGCGAGTAATCAGTAA
- a CDS encoding helix-turn-helix transcriptional regulator yields the protein MEELHNHVRELRARDRLSQAELAKLIGASRQTIALIERGDYSPSVVLALKIAHVFREPVEKIFELKGGD from the coding sequence GTGGAAGAATTGCACAATCACGTTCGGGAGTTACGAGCCAGAGACCGACTGTCCCAAGCGGAACTAGCCAAACTCATCGGCGCATCCCGCCAAACCATTGCCCTGATTGAACGTGGAGATTACTCTCCATCGGTCGTCTTGGCATTAAAAATAGCCCACGTCTTTCGTGAACCCGTCGAAAAAATCTTTGAATTGAAAGGTGGAGATTAA